The following coding sequences are from one candidate division KSB1 bacterium window:
- the hemL gene encoding glutamate-1-semialdehyde 2,1-aminomutase, whose product MNIEKSEFLFSKALQLIPGGVNSPVRAFKSVSGTPFFVDRGEGPYLWDVDGNRYTDYVLSWGPLILGHAFPAVVSALRETLDRGTSYGAPTHVESDLAELIINAIPSIDMIRFVNSGTEATMSALRLARAYTKRYKIIKFAGCYHGHADMLLVQAGSGVATLGLPDSPGVPPASVSDTLIASYNDIHSVGTLFDRFAGQIAAVIVEPIAGNMGFIKPEPGFLQELQDICHKNDSLFILDEVMTGFRVSMGGAQILFELNPDLTCLGKVIGGGLPVGAYAGKKEIMQHVAPSGEMYQAGTLSGNPLVMTAGLATLKLLSASTMFEEISVNTRKLTDGIREIAAESNIPMQIGQAGTMFGFFFLKEPGVKITDYESAKKYADTDRYAKFFHTMLANGIYFAPSQFEAGFLSSEHSGSEISITLDAVKESMSHLN is encoded by the coding sequence ATGAACATAGAAAAGTCGGAATTCCTTTTTAGCAAAGCATTGCAACTCATTCCAGGTGGAGTGAATAGTCCTGTTCGGGCATTCAAAAGTGTCTCTGGCACTCCATTTTTTGTCGATCGCGGAGAAGGTCCCTATTTATGGGATGTAGATGGAAACCGCTACACGGATTATGTATTATCCTGGGGACCATTAATTTTAGGTCACGCTTTCCCTGCTGTTGTTTCAGCATTGCGTGAGACATTAGATCGTGGTACCAGTTATGGAGCACCGACCCATGTGGAGAGCGATCTTGCGGAATTGATTATTAATGCGATTCCATCGATCGATATGATCCGGTTTGTCAACAGTGGGACAGAAGCAACGATGAGCGCCCTGCGATTGGCTCGAGCCTATACTAAACGATACAAAATAATAAAGTTTGCCGGCTGTTACCATGGCCATGCGGATATGTTGTTGGTGCAGGCCGGAAGCGGTGTAGCCACATTGGGTTTGCCGGATTCTCCGGGTGTTCCTCCCGCTAGTGTGTCTGATACTCTCATCGCATCCTATAATGACATCCACTCTGTTGGAACTCTCTTCGATCGATTCGCCGGTCAGATTGCTGCGGTTATAGTTGAACCTATAGCAGGGAATATGGGATTTATTAAACCGGAGCCCGGGTTTTTACAAGAGCTACAAGATATTTGCCACAAAAATGATTCACTTTTCATTTTGGATGAGGTGATGACCGGGTTTCGTGTCAGCATGGGTGGTGCGCAAATACTATTTGAGTTAAATCCTGATTTGACCTGTCTGGGCAAGGTTATCGGCGGTGGATTACCGGTTGGCGCTTATGCAGGGAAAAAAGAAATCATGCAGCACGTGGCACCATCCGGAGAGATGTACCAGGCGGGTACTCTTTCGGGAAATCCTTTGGTAATGACGGCGGGGCTGGCAACTTTGAAGTTGTTATCGGCTTCCACGATGTTTGAAGAAATTAGCGTTAATACCAGGAAGTTAACGGATGGCATACGAGAAATCGCTGCAGAGTCGAATATTCCTATGCAAATCGGCCAGGCCGGAACAATGTTTGGATTTTTCTTTTTGAAGGAACCCGGTGTAAAGATCACCGATTATGAAAGCGCAAAAAAATATGCTGATACGGACAGATATGCGAAATTCTTCCACACCATGCTGGCCAATGGGATTTACTTTGCTCCAAGCCAGTTTGAGGCTGGATTTCTCAGTAGCGAACATTCAGGATCGGAAATTTCAATAACGTTAGATGCAGTAAAAGAAAGTATGTCCCATTTGAACTAA
- the hemG gene encoding protoporphyrinogen oxidase, which translates to MPKNLKTDVLIIGAGISGLATAHFLENHNVQVNILEKESYSGGNIRSQRMESFLVEYGPNSTLDTTPLLHQLLIDLDIENFVEYAKPNAKKRYIVRNGQLNALPMGPLHFLKSDLFSKSAKLRLLKEPFISPSNTNKEESLADFVKRRLGQEFLDYAINPFVAGVYAGVPEKLSVRSAFPKLYELEQTYGSLFKGAIGAAIKRRKSNETSKQRARLFSFQDGMQTIIDALVKQFSNRIYTDSKIDFIRKQHSGFEVAFRSNNEFHSIRCSSLLFVIPTHSFAELNFEFDFPIRNQLNQVSYPPVTMVFFGYHENPAKIPLDGFGFLIPEKENRNILGTIWSSTLFSNRAPTGGVALTTYIGGSRQPENALKPKEQIINMVEQDLQDLMGIDKKPDFVEIKRWDKAIPQYNLGHQEIIDSIEACEKGYPGLYLSGNFRGGISVGDCVKQANVMSEQIASDLKIHTDSLKTETI; encoded by the coding sequence GTGCCTAAAAACTTAAAAACCGACGTATTGATCATTGGAGCCGGTATATCAGGTTTGGCGACTGCTCACTTTCTCGAAAACCATAATGTTCAAGTTAATATTTTAGAAAAGGAATCCTATTCGGGAGGAAATATCCGAAGTCAACGGATGGAGAGCTTCCTGGTAGAATATGGCCCCAATAGTACTTTAGACACAACACCTCTGCTTCATCAATTATTGATTGATTTGGATATTGAAAATTTTGTGGAATATGCCAAACCCAATGCAAAGAAACGTTATATTGTCCGTAATGGACAGCTAAATGCACTCCCGATGGGTCCCCTGCATTTCTTAAAATCAGATCTTTTTTCAAAATCAGCAAAATTACGATTACTGAAAGAACCATTCATTTCACCATCGAATACAAACAAGGAAGAATCACTGGCAGATTTTGTCAAACGTCGTCTCGGACAGGAATTCCTCGATTATGCTATCAATCCATTCGTGGCGGGAGTTTATGCCGGTGTTCCTGAGAAACTCAGTGTCCGGAGCGCATTTCCCAAGCTGTATGAATTGGAGCAAACCTATGGCAGCCTCTTTAAAGGAGCTATAGGCGCGGCCATAAAGCGGCGTAAAAGTAATGAGACCTCCAAACAAAGGGCGAGGTTATTCTCGTTTCAAGACGGGATGCAGACGATCATCGATGCCCTTGTTAAGCAGTTTTCCAATAGAATTTATACCGATTCAAAGATCGACTTTATCCGAAAACAACATTCCGGGTTTGAAGTAGCTTTTAGATCGAATAATGAATTTCACTCAATCCGTTGCAGCTCATTACTATTTGTCATCCCCACTCATAGTTTTGCTGAATTAAACTTTGAATTTGATTTTCCAATTCGAAACCAATTGAACCAGGTATCCTATCCTCCGGTTACGATGGTATTTTTTGGTTATCACGAAAATCCAGCCAAGATTCCTTTAGATGGTTTTGGTTTTTTGATTCCTGAGAAAGAAAATCGCAATATTCTGGGAACAATTTGGAGCTCTACCTTATTCTCAAACCGCGCTCCAACAGGAGGTGTTGCGCTTACAACCTATATCGGTGGCAGCAGGCAACCGGAGAATGCATTAAAACCTAAAGAGCAAATCATTAATATGGTTGAGCAGGATTTACAAGATCTGATGGGGATCGATAAGAAGCCAGACTTTGTAGAAATCAAACGTTGGGATAAAGCGATTCCCCAGTACAATCTTGGCCACCAAGAAATTATAGATTCGATAGAAGCGTGTGAGAAAGGGTATCCCGGACTTTATCTTTCCGGGAATTTCCGTGGTGGCATATCCGTCGGAGATTGTGTCAAACAAGCCAATGTTATGAGTGAACAAATTGCATCAGATCTAAAAATTCATACAGACTCGCTTAAAACTGAAACCATTTAA